Proteins encoded by one window of Synechococcus sp. MVIR-18-1:
- a CDS encoding DUF3598 family protein, protein MNDQNLSSLQNWNAFWDYHLGAWDGQWTRYKPSGELSESFLSNRSFESDPEKKIINQFNQYFYNHGEHEEKHWTYSFKDHCKKDGFMHPASDYMRGLAFRDGSAAWLVLQAKKEQYFPMELFLTNKNVRCSVGMLYGVDGELQRTACIRERRKDLDDSSWSNTSELVPPWENRNQWHGITQIIDTDLTRSSINTTFEMKPQTNEEEYFFPDNIVLRCPARITLNQKFTITGIWLESKNHLKTIKAFYGNDSKLIDVRFSIYNHK, encoded by the coding sequence ATGAATGATCAAAATTTATCCTCCCTACAAAACTGGAATGCATTTTGGGATTATCACCTCGGAGCCTGGGATGGGCAATGGACACGTTATAAACCAAGTGGAGAGTTGTCAGAATCCTTCTTAAGTAATCGATCGTTTGAATCCGATCCTGAAAAAAAGATTATTAATCAATTTAATCAGTATTTCTATAATCATGGCGAGCATGAGGAAAAGCATTGGACGTACAGCTTCAAAGATCACTGCAAAAAAGATGGATTCATGCATCCTGCGAGCGACTATATGCGGGGATTGGCTTTTCGCGATGGATCTGCTGCATGGCTTGTTCTTCAGGCCAAAAAAGAACAATATTTTCCAATGGAGCTTTTTCTTACCAACAAGAATGTTCGCTGCAGCGTTGGCATGCTTTATGGGGTCGATGGTGAACTTCAAAGAACAGCTTGCATTCGTGAGCGACGTAAGGATCTTGATGATTCATCGTGGTCGAATACAAGTGAGCTTGTTCCACCTTGGGAAAACAGAAACCAATGGCATGGAATCACTCAAATTATTGATACTGATTTGACTCGATCTTCGATTAATACCACGTTCGAAATGAAACCACAAACGAATGAAGAAGAATATTTTTTCCCTGATAACATTGTGTTACGTTGTCCAGCAAGAATCACTCTCAACCAAAAATTTACAATTACCGGGATCTGGCTTGAATCCAAAAATCATCTGAAAACAATCAAAGCATTCTATGGGAATGATTCAAAACTAATTGATGTTCGCTTCAGTATTTACAACCATAAATAG
- a CDS encoding metal ABC transporter ATP-binding protein, whose amino-acid sequence MSVKEAILQVHDLSVERRGRLAVEGVSFSLPAESDTALVGPNGAGKSTLVAALLGLLPHASGRVELLGQPIAANGCLPRSVRAQIAYVPQNLVIQGLIPLSVAEFVGFGFDLPGPSLPWRSGKQRTAAVLRALDRTQTCDLRKRLLTELSGDQLKRVLLAFCLVRPRRLLVLDEAQAGLDVHSNEQFQQQLLDLRREEGWTVLQVSHDLEMVRRSSDQVLCLNRSLRCSGTPQATLSEERLGELYGLNMVPQPHG is encoded by the coding sequence ATGAGTGTGAAAGAAGCAATCCTCCAGGTTCATGATCTAAGCGTCGAACGCCGAGGGCGTTTGGCAGTAGAGGGGGTTTCCTTTTCTCTCCCTGCTGAAAGCGACACGGCCCTTGTCGGTCCCAATGGAGCAGGAAAGAGCACGCTTGTCGCTGCTTTGCTTGGACTGCTTCCCCATGCTTCTGGGCGTGTTGAGCTGCTGGGTCAGCCCATAGCTGCCAATGGTTGTTTGCCGCGTTCTGTGCGGGCTCAGATCGCTTATGTACCTCAAAACCTTGTGATTCAAGGGTTGATTCCGCTCAGTGTTGCTGAGTTTGTGGGCTTTGGGTTTGACTTGCCAGGACCAAGCCTGCCGTGGAGGTCGGGTAAGCAAAGAACAGCAGCTGTCTTGAGAGCCTTAGACCGAACCCAAACCTGTGATCTACGCAAACGCTTGCTGACGGAATTGTCGGGTGATCAGCTGAAACGTGTTCTGCTGGCCTTTTGCCTTGTTCGTCCACGACGCTTGCTCGTGCTCGATGAAGCGCAAGCCGGTCTTGATGTTCATTCCAATGAGCAGTTTCAGCAGCAATTGCTCGACCTACGCCGTGAGGAGGGTTGGACTGTTTTGCAGGTCTCGCACGACTTAGAGATGGTTCGACGCAGCAGCGATCAGGTTCTTTGCCTGAACCGGAGTCTTCGCTGCAGTGGCACTCCGCAAGCAACCCTCAGTGAGGAGCGGTTAGGAGAGCTTTACGGCCTCAATATGGTGCCTCAGCCCCATGGTTGA
- a CDS encoding flotillin family protein has protein sequence MFLSILLTGGAGVWAFIVLLKKLYYICQPSEALIFAGLRRTTGSGQTVGYRTVRGGSALRIPLLEEVMRLDLSNMIIDLQVESAYSRGGIPLNVSGVANIKISGDEPGIHNAIERLIGKSQDEIRHIAKETLEGNLRGVMASLTPEQLNEDKVTFARTLLEEAEDDLQKLGLVLDTLQIQNISDDVLYLDSIGRKQLVELKRDSRIAEAEAKSQSAVKRAENERITSLRRLDKDLAIATANANKRVQDALTKRDALVAEEEARIGAELARAEAELPVQEQRIKQVLQQLEADVIAPAESECQTMMAEAKGEAATIIEQGRSQAEGLRDLVESLKRSGSDAKRLFLLQKLEPLLTMLSDTVQPIEVEEVNLIGERDGQNSLSIATLLKQLQSSTGLRLPEQMTSKDIGDTTD, from the coding sequence ATGTTTTTGTCTATTCTTCTAACAGGCGGAGCGGGCGTATGGGCCTTCATAGTGCTCCTCAAAAAGTTGTATTACATCTGTCAACCGAGCGAAGCTTTGATTTTTGCCGGTCTTAGACGCACAACTGGATCAGGTCAAACAGTTGGTTATCGAACCGTTCGAGGCGGTAGTGCTTTGCGCATCCCATTGCTCGAAGAGGTGATGCGATTAGACCTAAGCAATATGATCATTGATTTGCAAGTTGAAAGCGCTTATTCACGTGGTGGTATTCCTTTAAACGTGTCTGGCGTTGCAAACATAAAAATTTCAGGTGACGAACCAGGTATTCATAACGCCATTGAACGTTTAATTGGGAAATCGCAAGACGAAATTCGGCATATTGCAAAAGAAACCCTTGAAGGGAATCTTCGAGGTGTCATGGCTAGTTTAACTCCGGAGCAATTAAATGAGGACAAGGTAACCTTTGCACGAACGCTACTAGAGGAAGCGGAAGACGATCTTCAAAAGCTAGGTTTGGTGTTAGATACTCTCCAAATTCAAAATATCTCCGATGATGTTTTGTATCTTGATTCAATTGGTAGGAAGCAACTAGTTGAATTGAAGAGGGATTCACGAATAGCAGAAGCAGAGGCCAAATCTCAATCTGCTGTGAAGCGTGCAGAAAACGAACGTATTACATCGCTACGTCGACTTGATAAAGACCTGGCAATTGCGACAGCGAATGCAAATAAACGCGTTCAGGATGCACTAACAAAGCGTGACGCCTTGGTTGCTGAGGAAGAGGCACGTATTGGTGCTGAGCTGGCTCGTGCAGAAGCAGAGCTTCCAGTACAGGAACAACGTATCAAGCAAGTTTTACAACAATTAGAAGCTGATGTTATCGCTCCTGCGGAATCAGAATGTCAAACAATGATGGCTGAAGCGAAAGGTGAAGCTGCAACAATTATTGAACAAGGAAGGTCTCAAGCAGAAGGATTACGTGATCTTGTTGAGTCACTAAAACGATCAGGTAGCGATGCCAAGCGTCTGTTCCTATTGCAAAAGCTGGAACCGCTTCTAACGATGCTAAGCGATACTGTGCAACCCATCGAAGTTGAAGAAGTCAATCTGATTGGAGAACGTGATGGGCAGAACAGTCTGTCAATTGCTACATTATTGAAGCAGCTGCAGTCAAGTACAGGGTTACGGTTACCAGAACAAATGACTTCTAAAGATATTGGGGATACGACTGACTGA
- a CDS encoding J domain-containing protein — protein sequence MGFDPRRWSSAAEPHRRQTVTSNVDALLAENDSLRRQVLQLKRQLDVLRQRQWTQSQSKQQQRSNPRRQEHGDTAPSVSSEQVERWGEALAKQQGWNALRLSELEHLIDALNRASFHPHLNLQQRLDRLMPGLGTDLIAAMLKPVTKKRCAVLAAFALYGIRSREWLDEDPQRVVFELKNRQRSSQKSRRTRSDQRASDRNYQSYGEGNKSTELSIIEALRVLGLKHGASQDSIKKSYRRLVKQHHPDLGGSPDSFRKVNEAYQLLIMNA from the coding sequence ATGGGGTTTGATCCTCGGCGATGGTCGTCAGCGGCAGAACCGCATCGTCGTCAGACGGTTACAAGCAACGTTGACGCCCTTTTGGCTGAAAATGACAGTCTGCGTAGACAGGTTCTGCAGCTGAAAAGGCAGCTTGATGTGCTCCGTCAGCGTCAGTGGACACAATCCCAGTCAAAACAACAACAGCGCTCAAATCCGCGTCGACAAGAGCATGGAGACACAGCACCATCCGTCTCTTCTGAACAGGTTGAACGTTGGGGAGAAGCCCTTGCAAAGCAGCAGGGATGGAATGCCCTTCGTCTCAGCGAACTTGAGCATCTAATCGATGCATTGAATCGGGCCAGTTTTCACCCTCATCTCAATCTTCAACAACGATTGGATCGGCTGATGCCTGGGCTGGGTACCGATTTAATTGCTGCCATGCTTAAGCCGGTCACAAAAAAGCGATGCGCAGTACTTGCAGCATTTGCTCTGTATGGAATTAGGTCTCGTGAATGGCTTGACGAAGACCCACAACGGGTTGTCTTTGAATTAAAAAATAGACAAAGGAGCTCACAAAAAAGTCGCAGAACAAGGTCTGATCAGCGAGCTTCAGATCGCAACTACCAGTCCTACGGTGAAGGAAATAAATCTACGGAGTTATCAATCATCGAAGCACTCCGAGTTTTAGGTCTCAAGCATGGGGCATCTCAAGACTCTATTAAAAAGTCTTATAGGCGCTTAGTTAAACAACATCATCCAGATCTTGGCGGTTCACCCGATTCATTTCGTAAAGTCAATGAAGCCTATCAGTTACTCATCATGAATGCATGA
- a CDS encoding flotillin family protein: MSSRLLSEQPSPSVGFLSRDQNNTIAGGVGIVVVSLVGLTLLSRWMIRICRPNEMLVVTGSRTNQGSQGLKGYRVVANGGWTFVKPVLETARRMDVTLLPVLVEVKNAYSNGGTPLNIQAIANVKVSTDPDVRNNAIERFLGRDPREIIQVAQENLEGNLRSVLAQLTPEEVNEDRLRFAEQIAKDVGDDLRRLGLQLDTLKIQSVSDDVDYLNSISRRRVAQIVRDAEIAEAEAIGQAERIEAEMEEKAEVVRTDAQTVVLEKDNGVRTKVALMEKKARSEEQRTEAAELEARAIAEQKLQKVRAELERLRLQAEQVLPAQANQKAKELRARGMAAATAEDVKASALVNDLLTQVWEEAGSTAELVFLLQQIEMVLDHATRLPGRLHLKRITTLDGNDASSLASLVALNHVVVRQFFDQVKEIFGIDLIDTLSNRGNQ, translated from the coding sequence ATGTCTTCACGACTGCTCAGTGAGCAGCCCTCACCATCGGTTGGTTTCCTGTCTAGGGATCAAAACAACACAATCGCAGGTGGGGTTGGAATTGTTGTCGTCAGTCTCGTTGGACTGACACTTCTAAGTCGATGGATGATTCGGATTTGTCGACCCAACGAGATGCTGGTGGTAACGGGATCGCGTACCAATCAGGGAAGTCAGGGCTTGAAGGGATATCGCGTCGTTGCAAACGGCGGCTGGACATTTGTAAAACCAGTGCTCGAGACAGCACGGCGTATGGATGTCACGCTGCTACCAGTCTTAGTTGAAGTAAAAAATGCCTATTCTAATGGAGGTACACCGCTGAATATTCAGGCCATTGCCAATGTGAAGGTCAGTACGGATCCTGATGTTCGTAACAACGCAATTGAACGTTTCCTGGGACGCGATCCTCGTGAAATTATTCAGGTTGCCCAAGAAAACCTAGAAGGAAATTTACGTAGTGTTCTCGCTCAGCTCACGCCAGAAGAGGTCAATGAGGACCGACTACGTTTTGCTGAGCAAATTGCCAAGGATGTAGGAGATGATCTGAGGCGACTCGGACTTCAGCTGGACACGTTAAAGATCCAAAGCGTTTCCGACGATGTTGATTATCTCAACTCAATCAGTCGCAGAAGAGTGGCTCAGATCGTTCGTGATGCTGAGATTGCTGAAGCTGAAGCGATCGGTCAAGCCGAGCGGATTGAAGCTGAAATGGAGGAAAAAGCCGAAGTGGTTCGGACTGATGCGCAGACCGTCGTGCTTGAAAAGGACAACGGTGTGCGAACCAAAGTTGCCTTAATGGAAAAAAAGGCACGATCTGAAGAGCAGCGAACAGAAGCAGCGGAACTGGAAGCTAGAGCGATAGCGGAGCAAAAACTTCAAAAAGTTAGGGCGGAGCTAGAACGACTACGGCTGCAAGCCGAACAAGTCCTTCCAGCTCAAGCCAATCAAAAGGCAAAAGAGCTGAGAGCTCGTGGAATGGCTGCTGCAACGGCGGAGGACGTTAAAGCAAGTGCCTTAGTGAATGATCTGCTCACTCAGGTTTGGGAAGAGGCAGGCAGCACAGCAGAGCTTGTGTTTCTTCTTCAGCAAATTGAAATGGTGCTTGATCACGCCACACGTCTTCCAGGACGTCTTCATTTGAAAAGGATCACAACGTTGGATGGCAACGATGCATCCAGCCTTGCCAGCCTCGTAGCGCTGAATCACGTCGTCGTACGACAGTTCTTTGATCAAGTCAAAGAAATCTTTGGTATTGACCTGATCGACACCCTTTCAAACAGAGGTAATCAGTAA
- a CDS encoding NfeD family protein produces the protein MIWTYSFCLVAGAVLIAFSLDNDGNGLDGGGFDGDGSGGNLSLLFSTPFWSFGLCGFGLCGLLMLLLSPKDSGFLSLFVACSMGLGMGWAASHVLRLMSRREADTLIRNDDFIGQQALVTLPITQAERGFVELRVRGSLIRRPALSNAGRLEEGTAVVVLASDEYTLRVDRL, from the coding sequence ATGATTTGGACCTATTCCTTTTGCCTTGTTGCAGGAGCAGTTTTAATCGCCTTCTCCCTTGATAACGATGGCAATGGTCTCGATGGCGGAGGGTTTGATGGTGATGGTTCGGGCGGAAACCTAAGCCTGCTATTCAGTACTCCGTTTTGGTCGTTTGGTCTCTGTGGGTTCGGCTTGTGTGGACTGTTGATGTTGTTGCTTAGCCCAAAGGACAGTGGATTCCTTTCCTTGTTTGTTGCTTGTTCAATGGGTTTGGGTATGGGATGGGCTGCATCTCATGTGTTGCGCCTTATGAGCCGTCGGGAGGCAGACACACTCATCCGCAATGACGACTTTATTGGTCAACAGGCTTTGGTGACATTGCCTATCACCCAAGCGGAACGTGGTTTTGTTGAATTACGCGTGCGTGGCAGTTTGATTCGAAGACCAGCCCTGAGCAACGCGGGACGACTTGAAGAAGGTACGGCTGTGGTCGTGCTGGCCAGTGATGAATACACCCTGCGCGTGGACCGGTTGTGA
- a CDS encoding metal ABC transporter permease, giving the protein MVEFQFWSLLSEPFMQRALLGGMLTGALGGVLGSFAVLRQLSFFSDALGHSSLLGITLGILLGVNPTLVLIPFAVLFALLVSQLVERSALPTDALLNIVYSSSLAVAILVLSRVKTYRGGIQQLLFGDILGISPLDIVVIAVFLVASVIYLGLSMRAQVLLTLNQDLAGAMGVRTRWHGLAFVILLAVVVAISIKAVGVLLISAFVVIPACAGRLLSRSFPVYVMISSAIGGGCALLGLLFSGLTNLPSGPSVVMVQFLGFLLAMLLSSSIHLNSRSS; this is encoded by the coding sequence ATGGTTGAATTTCAATTTTGGAGCCTTCTGTCTGAGCCGTTCATGCAAAGGGCGTTGCTTGGAGGGATGCTTACAGGTGCCCTTGGCGGAGTACTCGGCAGCTTTGCCGTACTTCGTCAGCTGTCGTTCTTCAGCGATGCTTTAGGCCATTCATCTCTGTTGGGAATCACTCTTGGCATTCTGCTTGGCGTGAATCCCACGCTTGTATTGATTCCTTTTGCCGTGCTTTTTGCACTGCTTGTGAGTCAGTTGGTTGAACGCAGTGCTCTTCCCACTGATGCGCTGCTTAACATTGTTTATTCAAGCTCACTGGCCGTAGCGATTCTGGTGCTGAGTCGCGTGAAGACGTACCGCGGAGGTATTCAACAGTTGTTGTTTGGAGATATCCTCGGTATTAGTCCACTCGATATCGTTGTGATTGCAGTCTTTCTTGTTGCAAGTGTGATCTATCTAGGCCTCAGTATGCGGGCTCAAGTATTGCTCACACTGAATCAGGATTTGGCGGGCGCGATGGGAGTACGTACGCGTTGGCATGGTTTGGCATTTGTCATCCTTTTGGCTGTTGTGGTTGCCATATCAATCAAGGCTGTAGGTGTGTTGCTCATTTCAGCCTTTGTTGTGATTCCCGCTTGTGCTGGCCGTTTATTGAGTCGAAGTTTTCCAGTGTATGTGATGATTTCTTCTGCTATTGGTGGTGGATGTGCATTGCTAGGTCTCCTTTTCTCGGGCTTAACAAATTTGCCTTCAGGTCCTTCAGTCGTGATGGTTCAATTCCTTGGTTTTCTACTCGCAATGTTGCTAAGCAGCAGCATCCACCTCAATTCAAGATCATCCTAA
- a CDS encoding 16S rRNA (uracil(1498)-N(3))-methyltransferase, translating to MNIILLKTQDFLSDSNTAHIRDYRLTHILKVLNPTIGESLKVGLLGGDCGHGIVESIDSQVVRLKVVLNQSAPPRHQFDIVLALPRPKMLRRILRTIAEYGVKNLHLINSARVEKSYWQSPLLQPEKIQESLVAGMERSKDTLMTNVQFYPRFRPFVEDQLPHLCGSRSCWITDMGAENSAIDLNIASKPSVVMIGPEGGFVPFEVDLATAKIASPIHLGTRVLSVDTAVTTVLAQALPSI from the coding sequence ATGAATATTATTCTCCTCAAAACGCAAGACTTTCTTAGTGATTCAAATACAGCACACATTCGTGATTATCGATTAACGCATATCTTAAAGGTCTTAAATCCAACTATTGGAGAATCATTAAAAGTAGGCCTACTGGGTGGTGATTGCGGTCATGGCATCGTTGAGTCTATTGATTCACAAGTTGTACGACTTAAGGTTGTTCTAAACCAATCAGCCCCTCCAAGGCATCAATTTGACATTGTCCTTGCCTTACCACGACCAAAGATGTTACGACGAATTTTACGTACGATTGCAGAATATGGTGTTAAGAATTTACACTTGATCAACAGCGCAAGAGTAGAGAAGAGTTACTGGCAAAGCCCTCTTTTGCAACCAGAAAAAATTCAGGAGTCACTCGTTGCAGGCATGGAACGCTCCAAAGATACACTGATGACGAATGTACAATTTTATCCACGGTTCCGCCCTTTTGTAGAAGATCAATTACCCCATCTCTGCGGATCTCGTAGCTGCTGGATTACAGACATGGGTGCAGAAAATTCAGCAATTGATCTTAATATTGCCTCAAAACCCTCTGTCGTCATGATTGGACCTGAAGGTGGATTCGTACCCTTTGAAGTTGATCTGGCAACGGCAAAGATTGCATCGCCAATACATCTAGGCACAAGAGTTCTTAGTGTTGATACGGCAGTCACCACAGTATTAGCTCAGGCATTGCCAAGTATTTAA